Within Nocardia terpenica, the genomic segment CGCGGCCGTCGGCCCGATAGCGGCTACCCGAATCTCCGTGCGGGCCGGAGAAGTTCGAGGGTGCGCGGCCGGGACAGCGCGTGCCGACGCAGCAGTTCCGGCCAGTTCGGCTCGTCCGGCCACAGCACCCCGATCTGGGAGCGGTATTCGCCGACGGCGCGGAGCTTCCGGTCCAGGTGCCGCTCGTTCGTCGCGGCCACGGTGACGGCCTCGGCCTGCCCCGGATCGTGTTCCTCCAGCGCATAGGGCAGGTCCTCCCAGAGCAGCGGAGAGCGATCGGTCGCGTGGCATGCGGTCAGGACCGCGTCCACCGTGAGGCGATGGTCGATGTGGCCGCCCGTGGCGGCGCAGGTCAGGACCGACACCGGGTCGAGCTCCGTCAGCACTCGGAGCAGAGCGTCGTCGAGCGACCGCCGCAGCCCGGGGTCGTCGGGCAGATCCGGCTCGAACAGCGCACCGGATCGGTAACACAGCGGCTGCCCGTCGACCCTGCGATAAATTCCGTCCGGAAAACCGAGATGCACGGCCGCGCAGCCGAGTACGTCCAGGGCTCGCCGGTCTTCCTCGCGCCGTTCGGCGACCGCGTCCGCCCCGAGCCCGCAGTGGCGGTGGAAGGCCACGGCCGCCGGTGTGAGCGGCCGCGGCGGATCGCCCGCGAAGACGGTGCAGACCACGACGCGTCGGCCGGACTCCGTCAGGGCGGCGAGCGTCGCGCCCACGGAGAGGACGGCATCGTCGAGATGCGGCGAGACGGCGAGGATCGGCCGACCGCGGTTCTCGGCGCTCATGCGG encodes:
- a CDS encoding PIG-L deacetylase family protein, which codes for MSAENRGRPILAVSPHLDDAVLSVGATLAALTESGRRVVVCTVFAGDPPRPLTPAAVAFHRHCGLGADAVAERREEDRRALDVLGCAAVHLGFPDGIYRRVDGQPLCYRSGALFEPDLPDDPGLRRSLDDALLRVLTELDPVSVLTCAATGGHIDHRLTVDAVLTACHATDRSPLLWEDLPYALEEHDPGQAEAVTVAATNERHLDRKLRAVGEYRSQIGVLWPDEPNWPELLRRHALSRPRTLELLRPARRFG